The Ziziphus jujuba cultivar Dongzao chromosome 1, ASM3175591v1 genome segment ATGTACGGAGGCTACTTTAATGTATTTGTTGCAGCTTTTGGGAAAGAAGGAGATAGGTGGGACTTGTTTAGAGTTGTAGAAGGAGAGTTTCCCGACATGGATGAGTTAGCAAACTATGATGGCTTTGTGATCACTGGCAGTCCATATGACGCTTATGGAAATGACTTATGGATTATCAAGCTTTGCTTTCTGTTGCAGACATTGGATTCCATGGGTAAGAAAGTCCTTGGAATATGCTTTGGTCACCAGGTAacttaatttttctcatataatatatagaaattctctTGTCCATGGTCTTGACATGCACTGATACGTGCCTATTAGCACATGTAACGCTTGGTTTGATATTGTTGTAGTTTCTACAAAAatgaattttggaaaagaaTCATTTAgtgtttaataaattaatatcttaTAATTGCTGTATAattctaaataattatttaattatttggtaaataataatatttaattactgTAAGTGATATAATGGTTTAAAATgacattgattattattattatcaacttcataaagatattattatttttcctattatatatgatatatgttagtaaatatttaacactgtattattttattaatcattatATGACTATATTAAagcgaatatatatataacttatgaaAACTCATTGTTTATATAATTGCAAATTTAAAAGAACAATGGTCCATgcgaatatatatttatatgggaagcattttctattaaaaagcttttgaaaaaaaaaaaatggaccctcaattaatataatataattgtattatttactttttaaaatatccaaataatttactgctgtttttaaacaatatatttctctctctcccaatttaatttttatctgtCCTAATAAAAAACCTACCAGTCTCTCGCCTTATCCCCAATTATCTCatgcaaaaaaaatattctgcattttttttttttcaaatacgaAGGGGACTGCTTTTTTCATAAACGTCTCTTCTGTTAtaagttcttttttcttttttacttcttttctgtttctttcttttgataaaattctaattatatCTAATAAGAtataacatctttataaataaaaggaaaaagtgatcaaaattctttttctttcatctaAGCTGTAAcctttttatgatatttttatttttccatattgatGTAGAATTTTCTTCGGATAAAATATTGGTAGAATTTGATGGTGTAGTGccaaaaattattgtatatttaCTACAAATTCAGTATTTGGGTTTATGACTATCCTGGAAAAGCAGCGTTTAtatatcatacatatatatttgttatttagaTGATTTAtcaatgtaattaaaatgagTTCATGATCATTTTGTTAgcatttatatatcatatatttgatttatttgatgAAAGGTTGCCTTGTTAGCATTTGAGATAGCCAGCAAAGAGGGACCCTACACTTGGGGTACCACTCTGGACGCATAATTTATTTCATATGGTTTGTGGATCTAATcaccaaaaaaatttcatacataTTTACTTTCATAGCGTTGATCAGGAAGATTTGTCTCTTTTTATAGACGCTTAGAATTTTAtttgaagagagaaaaagaaagaggaaaaaaaaaaaattataacggTAGTCCACTTCgtatttgaaggaaaaaagtaTAATAGGTTTCTTGCATGAGATAATTAGAAATAAGGAGAGACATAGGCCCTATTTGATGGGGATTTTGAGGCTCAAAAACTGTTTCTAaaaatgtttggataattttcaATAAGTATTTCTGACCTCCATTAACACTTTCAGCTAAAGTCAATAGAAAATAGCTTCCTTATGAAGTGCTTATGCAATAGCAAAAGCAAAAGTAAAAAGCAAAAGTAAAAGCTATGCCAAATAGGCCATAGTTAAGGCataattataatatagaaaaattaaattaagatagaaaaatattattaaagagAGCATTAAATTATTTAGATAGAGGTAAAAAGGTGTTTCGGTATTGGTATAAGAAATTCAAGGGTTTTTTAAAAGGCAAACATACACagttagattatattaataagGCTCCATGTTTTTTTAAAAGGGCTTTGTCAAAAAGCTTTAGTATAGGAGAtgctcttttatatatatgtagtacCAATTAGTCTAGGATAAGAATGACATCAACTTTATTAAGAaaggttaaaatatatattaactataGGTAATTAAAGAAACTAAAATTAGAATTTCGAAAGCTAGCAtgttgctatttttcaaaattaacttctaaaggaatattatataattagaatttttttaatttatcaaacacaaaaaataattttttattctttgataaatcattttaaagCTTATAAAGTAATCCCAAATGAGTTGAACAACAGGCGCTTGTAAGCATGCAAACTCCAAAATCTTGAATAAAGCTTGTCTATATGTATGTGGGAGAATTCTTATATCAAGACGtcctgattattttattatcataaccTCGTTTTTCGGCCTTTGAATTACTTTCAAAGGTTAAGATATAAACATATTTCAAAGGTTTAAAGTGAAATTAGATAGGATTCATTTTGCACTTTTAGAATTTTGGTACATCATCAAAATGGTTTAAACCACAAAGACAACTTTAAATTTTTGCCCTTAAATTAATCAAAGGATTAATGATAAAAATTCTGATGGTTTTTCCATTAAGATGTTCTAAGAAGagactgattatatatatatatatatatatatacaataattaaaagttttgatcggatagttttatatttatataaacatatgTTATACAGGTTTTATGCAAAGCATTGGGAGGAAAGGTTGGGAGGGCTTCCAGTGGCTGGGATATTGGAGTGACGAAGGTGAAGATTGTGGAAGACTTGCCTCCATGCAGCTTTCTTAATGAAAGGGAGGAAATCCCATCTTCACTTTCTATTATTGAATGCCACCAAGATGAGGTTTGGGATGTCCCTTTGGGTGCTGAGGTTATTGCATTTTCAGAGAAAACTGGTGTAGAAATGTTCACCATTGGAGACCACATACTGGGTATTCAAGGTCATCCTGAGTACTCCAAAGACATTCTTTATAATTTGATCGAACGTCTCGCTAACAACGGCTCCATAAAGGTACAAATATAAccatttgatttctttttaatttgatgATCCATTTACCAAATGTTTGaacttgatatatataaatatataaatacatacatatatatatatatatatttatatatttatatacatatgtgatGGATAATGTATAAGTTTTGATGAATTATAATtcgttttttattataatttggaAACTGACAATTACAGAGAAGTTTTGCCGAAACTGTGAGGTGTGAATTGCAAGTAGCTGAACCAGATACGAAAGGTTGGGAAAAGATATGTAGAAATTTTCTCAACggaagatagagagagagagagagagagagagagagagagagagagattcaaaAACTCTATTAAATTGGATGCATTTGGTGGTTTCAAACTTTTTAATCAATATGTAATATGATGGAGACTAAACCACAAAACATGTGGTTAATTAGCAACACTCAGaaatatttacaataatttttcttccaaATTGGTATTTCGAATCCAACCTCTTGTATGTAGATTTGAATATCTTACTAATTGAACCTACATTAATACAAACATATGCTGAAATAGATCAATGAATAACAAAATTCTCAAGTTAGGAAATGGAATGTTTTGTATATGTTGAACTAGATCAATGAAAACAATATTCTCTAATGAAGAAATGGAAAGTCAtaggtttttcttctttttatcaaaaaaaaaaaaaaaaaaacataattaattatgtttattggtTTCCACATATAATAAGAAAAGGAATGGACATGAGATCAAGTTGTATGGAGATgcacaaaaaatttattaaaccgACCAAATCAACCAATCCAACATAATTCGATTGGTTCggttgatatttttgaaaataacattttGGATCGCTTTCTAGATTTAGAAAAAGACAACACCGAACAGAACCAAACTtaccatatataaaatattgggCTTTTCTCATTGTTAGTCCTTGAAACTATTGGATGATTCTCACTTTAGCCAAAGAAGCCCTCCAGGAATCCCAAATGCCCCCACTAGGAAAGTCTCACCCAGCAATCCTTACCAAAAATCTAATGTAACCTCACCGAAATCCAAGACAATCAACAcatgcaaataaaataaaactgtagcatgcatatttttaaaaaatcgatTAGGATAGGTTTCTGAATTTAAAAAATCGGCAAAACTAAATTGAACCAACCTTACTATACAAACTATTAGGATTTTTCCATTGTTGGTCCTTGAAATTATTAGGTGATTCTTAATTTAGCTTTTTAATAGGACCTACTGAAGGAAGCCTTCCAGGAAGGGTGGTCTCGCCTAGGAAAATCTCTTCAAGCAATCCTTATGGAAAGCCAAATTAGGTTATACAATTGATACAAATAAGTCTAGATAAATAaggataaaataagataaaactgaaccaaaaaaaaaaaaaaaaaaaaaggaagataataTAATACTACTACTGCTGTGCAATATAAGCTAACAAGAAATATGCGAGTTAGGCTATATGCTAATTGCTTGGAGTTAGaggaataaatgaaaaaaaataaaatgtaagataAAAATATCTCAATAAGTAGTAcagtacaataaaaaaattaataatttattctcACAAATCTTTCTCTAAAGACCTTGCATTCCACTTTtttaaaaactctctttttaaAACCATTTCGCAAAACTTAACTTGTActtaaatcaatatcataaaataggTACCTCAtaataatacaatttaaatactataaatcaaattaatcaGGTTTGAATATTAGTTCTaaacaatatcaatttaattccataaaataattatgaaataaaaccataatCCAAATATTACCAACACCCAAGTACTATATCCATTATTAAATCTTGTTATACGGTTACACCTAGCATTCTAGTGTGTCATAGAACCACAAGAATAGGAAATTATCTCATGATCTTTAGTGTACTAAAGCACTACAGAGATAGGATCTTGCACCCAATCTCAATGAAACACATGATTAGTGGGGGTTGGTAATATTGTGCATGTATCGATATTTGTCAAATCCGTATCCATGGTTAGATAATGGTAcatataaaatctataaatcCATGCTCTCAAACTCATGTCCATTATACAAACATCATTTTTGACAAGTCCATCATATAAATAAACCCATAAATATCAACATATACGTATATTCATATACTGAAAACATATTTCTGCCAAAACcatatacatgtgtatataacataaataccaacaatgaaatatataaatcacCATAGAatcatttttatctattttgaaattgaaaacatttaaaaatgcttaaatATAGAGAATTTCCATTCTACTTTCCCAAAACCAATTATATTCTAAATGGATGATAACTTCATTTCAAatatcaagatatttaaatgCCAAGATTCATAAGTTTATTATAAACTCATCACAATTTGAGATCATTAAAAATATTCTCAAAAATCACATGAAGTGACAGTGCATATATGTGAAAGTAGATatccatatatgtataaaataagcatttacaagtcaaacaatatataaaatacacaAATCATTTATGTACTATACTAATATGCCCAAAACTTATCTAGAAGGTAAACCATCTAGAAATATCGTAGATGATTACTCCTACTTCTCAACAGAGCCACTTATAAGTGTAGGACGGATGCttataatgtaataaaatatttattaagctCCATAAATTAACTAAAAGGCATAGATGTTTaacaaatatcttaaaataattttacagctctaaaattatcaaaattggaCACAAGTCCAATTATATCGGAACCCTTAGGACCCAATGTCCAAAATtgagggttttatttatttatttatatatatatatatatatatctaaaagccaattttatataattgtacCTTCGATTGGATCATAAAAGTGCCTAAAAAAACAATTCCAGCTTTATTTTGATCCTCTATTTTTCAAACATAGTCCAATTTCATCCAGTATTAAACTAATTAaccaagaaacaaaaaattaatcaagTAATGTCAaaagtttacaaattatatatcaatcgAAAGCCCATAAGGTGGGTAAAATATTGGTATACTCACCTTAGTTCAATTTCTCCATTAGACTAGAAAACTCATTGGAAAATTCAGCTAACTTTTAGATTACTAAACCTCACAAATGGTGCAGAATTAATGTAAATAAAGGACATAAAATAACTTAAGCATCTAAAACAGCGAGCTTTGGAGTGTATGGGAAGAAGGGTGTATGGGACGGCCTAAAATGGccaaaatccaacaaaattttCGATGTTTGGATAATTCCATATGGTAGGCAAAAAGCGCTGATCAGGCACATCAATTTTTTATGGGAATGTCAAAAATCTAAAGGGTAAACTATATAGGGGGCATGTTAGATTATATTGCTAGAAAGAGAGTCAATCTTTCATTTGAAAAATTGATGAGGTGGTGGTTCTCGTAATGGTCGATGGCAATTGGGGTTTCACAAGTTTTAGGGGGATTATTGAGGgcagtttggattttttttttttttttaatccagtGGCATGGCTCTTAACATATATAAGCCCTTTAGGTTACTAACAGATGAAATTCTAGACTAATTTggataataatataatactgatgtttgaaaatttatagAGCCATAACTTGTTAATTGTTATTCAGAATTAAGTATGCAACTAGTGTATGGATCAAAGAAAACACCTTGTCCAAACTAAAAAGTCAAATCTTGGGACCTACATACAATCTAATTGGTTAAAACCTGGTCAAActtatataatttcaaattttctcaGACATGAGTTGTTacatcttcaaattaatttttgctcACTTTAGtccctaaaatatatttaaagggctactgtaacaccccgactcgagaaaataacttgaaTATGAATTTTTGACTACGTTTGACTAAGATTGATTAGAGTTGACCAAGTGGCTCCCACAGTTAACTTTTTACTTTGAGAGGAATTTATGTTGACTGAGGAATCATGGTGAAGTACTCACCGACCataagtttgtagactagtggTATGCCAAAATCAGAGCTAAGATTAGAAatttatggtcaaaacaaaatGCAATACAAACTTATAGACGAgcccaagtttgactttttatctatattgattttgattttgacctATATGCCATGTGATAGTGTTTGTCAATGCAAGTCCGTAAATTGGCAACACATTTAATTTGGACCtacggttgaaaagttacggGTTCGTAAAATAATGCCTATATTTCTCTATATTGACTTTACAAGGTAGTAGAAAGATGGCACATGTCATGACCATAGAGGGACACGtatcatctttaaaaaaaaattactttctttttcttcttctttttctttttttcctttccctctcTCTTCTCCTTAcgtgtgggaaaaaaaaaacaccttccctctctctctctctctctctttaggTTGTCCAGAATTGATGTAATCTAGCCACCTATCAGTGACATGAACTGGCTAGCTAGCCGACGATGCACCCAAATCGAATGTTGGAAGCCAAGGTGGCCATTTTTCCTCCTTTGGCAAATCTATCATGTTCCAGTGTGCCTCGACCACATTGCCCTGCCTTCTAATAGCCCACCATACCAGCTTCAATGAGGTATGTCTGATCGCCAGGGAAGCCATCTACGCACCAGAAAATAGCCATGGAAGCTAGCGGCAGACACATCGTCCAACCATTGGATTTCAGCCATCTCGAGCTGCATTCTCGATTCGTTCCCCCTAATTCAAGTCGTCCAAACAAGATGGTTGTCTTCATTTGCTCCAATTCGAGCTTGTTTGTGGCGTAGAAGGAGGGCAAGTTGGTAGTTGTTTCCAATGATAAATTCAACCACCACCGTTGATGTCGAGCTCAACGAAGTTTCGATGTCGATCTCAACGAAGTTTAGTATCATTTTTCTCATACCTGTAGCTTTCCATTGTTGCATTTTTTGTGAATtatggtggatttgaaaatttactatttttgagtaaattttatatttaatatgataattGTGTTAAAATGTGTATGCATGTACATGTTTATGTATAGATATGTGCATGTATGTTTGTAAATCATATTcttatatatgtacacacacacacataagtATATGTGGGTACTCCTTTGGTATGTGTGTAgatgcgtatatatatatatgtatatttcgaTATATgaacatatgtgtatatatatatgcttgttaaaagaattgtatatatatatatatatatgaatacctatgtatgtgtgtgaatataCGTGATCAATTATATGTATATCTTGAGTGTATATGAATATacattatttacatatatatattttttgtataaatatgtatatgagcATGTAAATGCTTGTTAAAAAGATTGTGTTTATCTATATATgactatatacatatgtgtgtatgaatatatatgaatgtatatagatgaatatatattcTTGTGTAGAtatagatgtgtatatatatttgtgttattGGAAATTTcgaaaaaatattatgtatattttaaaattttaaaaaattgttatttaattttaatgtgtAGAACTTATATGGTTTAAATGTATTTgttgcataaaattttatttatagttttgaagaaattattatactaaattatggtgagatttattgttatttcctattatcaaatttattatgcaaaataaaatatattcttgtGCGTTTATTTTTGTGTGAAATTTCTTGtgatttaatatgatttttcataaattaattttaaggatttaaggaagATAATAATATTTCGagtgtaaaaaatatttttgtgtttgaataactgtgaaattgaaattattgtagaagtaattaattttataaaagtgtTAGATTTATGGGAttgtttaaaaggaaatatggaaGTTTATGAGTTTAGTAAAGTGTATAAACCtgattatatttatcaaatttcgacatttatgatattgtaaaattttatagtttttaaatgcAGCACACAATATTGgtgttttgtattatatttgtTGTTTAGTGTGCAAATATGTATGATTAGCCTGTAGGAGCCATAGACCTGAGGGTTGGGACATATATTTGCACAGTGAGCATTAGCTACCTCCCTCCTTAGCCGCAGGATGATTGATTATTATATAATGATCATCTTGTGGGAGTCGTGGATCTAAGGCTTTATAAGTATAGTAGAGAGTGAGCATCAATCGTCCTCCTTTGGTCATAGGATGGTTGGTTATTATGAATTAGCGCACACGTATATATGGCCATCTTGTGGGAGCTATAGGCCTAAGGATTGGCAAGTATAATTCACAATGAGCATCAACCACCCTTCCCGCGGTCAAAAGATGATTGTTTTAGCGATAGCAAGTTATTAGCTATTAGcgttgcaagtttc includes the following:
- the LOC107425741 gene encoding gamma-glutamyl peptidase 5; protein product: MKVEEVSQHERRYALFLAARDSEYVKKMYGGYFNVFVAAFGKEGDRWDLFRVVEGEFPDMDELANYDGFVITGSPYDAYGNDLWIIKLCFLLQTLDSMGKKVLGICFGHQVLCKALGGKVGRASSGWDIGVTKVKIVEDLPPCSFLNEREEIPSSLSIIECHQDEVWDVPLGAEVIAFSEKTGVEMFTIGDHILGIQGHPEYSKDILYNLIERLANNGSIKRSFAETVRCELQVAEPDTKGWEKICRNFLNGR